GTGGCGCATTATTTAATCCAAATGCTGCTTGCATCGTATTTTCATCTATTTCCTCAATAGACGCTACATCAAAATTTAGGCTACCCAACGTCTCTTCTTTAAAATTTTCTTCCTCAAACACCTCATCTACCATGCCTAGGTCTTCTTGAGCAAGGACTTCTTCAGAAATTTCTTCATGATCTTCTTTAGCTAGCTCTTTTTCAAGATCTATATCTTCGTCTAAAGAAATCTCCTCTGCTTCTTTAGTAGATTCTCTATCTATATCTTCCTCTAAATTTTGACTAGCTTCATCTATTAAATTTGCCTCGCTGCTTTCAGACTCAAAATTTTCATCACTATCAAAATCAGCCTCTAGCTCATCAAAATTTTCACCATCTTCGCTGGCTTCTTCGTTTAGCTCTTTATCCAAAGACTCGATCTCGCTGAGCTCTTTTTTACTTTGGCTTATATCATCTACAAAGTCTTCATTAAGCTCGGTAGTTTCTAAATTTTGAGAATTTTGCTCGACCATTTTATCAAGCTCGTTTTTCGCCTCTTCATCTGCCAAGTCGCTCTCGCCCATATCATCTATCTCATCCACAAGCGAACTAAGCTCATCAAAGTCATCGCTATGCTCTTCTTTTGTCATAGATGGCTCATTATTTTGCTCTAAGGATTTATCTACATCTTCTGAATCAGCCATATACTTGCTAGCTATGTCATTTATAATATCATCATCTATGAGTTCAGTGTCTGTTTCATCAAAACTGATATCTTTATCCTTTAAATCCTCAGCCTCTAGTTCACTTAGCTCCTCTTTTAAAAACTCGTCATCTAAAGCCTCATTATCAAATTTATCTGCCTTATCATCTTCTTTTACTAAATTTTCAAGCCCCATGTCAATTTCTGGAAGTTCAAAATTTTCTAAATCATCAAAGTTTTTATTGCTTTCGTCAAAGTCATTAAAATTTGCAGGCTCATCTAATCCAAGCTCAAGTTCTTTATCGTTGTCAGTATCTCTGTTTTGTTCAAATAAACTAATAAATTCTGTTGGTAAAAAGGGCTTTTCAAGCATAACATCAGCAAAATCAGGCTTTTCACCGCCCCTAGGAGCTAGATACATTATCTTTTGATTTAAATTAACATCGCTACTATCCATATCACTATCGATGATAATATAATCAAATTGATCTCCAACACTATTAATATCGTCAAATTCGCTATATTCTATGCCTAGCTTATTTAAACTTAACGTTATAAGGCGAGAAACTGCTGGGTTTTTGTTTACAAGTGCAACTTTCATGATCCCTCCTTGAAGAGCTTGAGGCTGTATTCTATGATAAAATTCATTGCTATTTACTTAAAAAAATAGTGTTGGCATATCGTTTAAAATCTGCACCATCATATCAGTTATGATTTTTATAATGCCGGTTAAAATAGCTATCAAAACCGAAAAGCCAATGCTCACTTTAATAGGATAGCCAACAACTAATAGGTTAAATTGTGGCATAGTTTTCATAAGCATGCCAAAAATAGCATCTGAGAGTATAGAAAGTGCGATGATAGGAAAAGCCAGAACAAATCCAAACATAAAAAGATTGCCGAAGAGCTTTAGGGCGTAGCTCATCACACCACTTCTTGGATAAAAATCTCCAAGCGGTATAGCAGAAAGTGAAGTGGAATAAAACTGTAATATCAAATGGTGCCCGTCAAGCATCAAAAATGCAAGAAGCGCGATGAAATTTAGAATATTTGCAATTACTGGCGAATTTGTACCAGTTTGTGGATCAAGCACTGAAGCCATCGAAAACCCCATGATCATAGAGATCTGCTCACCAGCCATTTGAAGTATGGCAAAAACAATATTTAGCAAAAGCCCAGCACAAAGTCCAAGCATGGCCTCACTTAAAATTTCCATAATCAAAAAATTTATAGCATGCTCATGAGCGTGTGAGAGCGGAAAAAGTACAACACAAAGGGCAAAAACTAGTAAAGTTTTTACGCTAAGCGGGATTTGATTGTGAGAAAAGAATGGAAAAAATACGATAAGCCCACTAAGACGTGCAAAAAGGAGCATAAAGGTTATGACTTTATCCGCTCCAAAAAACTCGACTAGCTCCATTATTTTATATTAACGCCTCGTCCATCTCAGCTGGAATTTCAAGTCCCATAATCTTTAAAACACTAGGAGCGATATTATTTAGACCGCCGTTTTTTACTTTTTTTACGCCATCAGCCATCACAAAACAAAAGACATCATAAGTCGTGTGGTTTGTCAGTAGCTCGCCACTACTATCGCGCATCTCTTCGCAGTTTCCATGATCGCTCGTGATGATCATCGCGTAGTTTTTCTCTTTTGCTTTAGTGTAAATTTCTCCAAGAGCCCTATCTACTGCCTCTACTGCTTTGATTGCGGCCTCATAATTTCCAGTGTGCCCTACCATATCGCCATTTGCGAAATTTACCACGATGAAGTCTTGCTCATCATCCATACCCTTTATCACGGCTTTACAAACTTCTGCTGCACTCATCTCTGGCTTTTCGTCGTAGGTCTTTACCTTTGGGCTAGGGATGAGCACTCTCGTTTCGTTGCTGGCTAGCTCCTCAACGCCACCATTAAAGAAAAATGTTACGTGGGCGTATTTTTCAGTTTCAGCCGTGTGAAGCTGCCTTAGCCCAGCCGCTGCTATGACCTCGCTTAGGGTATTTTTTATCTTTTCATTTTTAAATAGCACTTCAAATTTAAAATTTGCGTCGTATTCGGTCATGGTGATAAGATTTTTGATAGCAAAAGGTCGCTCAAACTCGCTAAATTTCTCCTCGCCTAGAGCCTGGCAAATTTCTCTAGCTCTATCATTTCTAAAATTTATTACGATCACGCCGTCATCTTCGCCTATGCCTTTAAAGCCATTAAAGCTTGCTGGCTTTACAAACTCATCAGTCACGCCCTCATCGTAGCTTTTTTGTAGATACTCGCTTGGCGACAAACTGCTTAAATTTG
This genomic window from Campylobacter concisus contains:
- a CDS encoding Highly acidic protein: MKVALVNKNPAVSRLITLSLNKLGIEYSEFDDINSVGDQFDYIIIDSDMDSSDVNLNQKIMYLAPRGGEKPDFADVMLEKPFLPTEFISLFEQNRDTDNDKELELGLDEPANFNDFDESNKNFDDLENFELPEIDMGLENLVKEDDKADKFDNEALDDEFLKEELSELEAEDLKDKDISFDETDTELIDDDIINDIASKYMADSEDVDKSLEQNNEPSMTKEEHSDDFDELSSLVDEIDDMGESDLADEEAKNELDKMVEQNSQNLETTELNEDFVDDISQSKKELSEIESLDKELNEEASEDGENFDELEADFDSDENFESESSEANLIDEASQNLEEDIDRESTKEAEEISLDEDIDLEKELAKEDHEEISEEVLAQEDLGMVDEVFEEENFKEETLGSLNFDVASIEEIDENTMQAAFGLNNAPQTSSCDETKIDADYKEELTKKITKHVHESLNESSLRDVLKDMNIKINISFEEK
- the fliR gene encoding flagellar biosynthetic protein FliR codes for the protein MELVEFFGADKVITFMLLFARLSGLIVFFPFFSHNQIPLSVKTLLVFALCVVLFPLSHAHEHAINFLIMEILSEAMLGLCAGLLLNIVFAILQMAGEQISMIMGFSMASVLDPQTGTNSPVIANILNFIALLAFLMLDGHHLILQFYSTSLSAIPLGDFYPRSGVMSYALKLFGNLFMFGFVLAFPIIALSILSDAIFGMLMKTMPQFNLLVVGYPIKVSIGFSVLIAILTGIIKIITDMMVQILNDMPTLFF
- the gpmI gene encoding 2,3-bisphosphoglycerate-independent phosphoglycerate mutase — encoded protein: MSQKTILIITDGIGFNKSGKFNAFEAAKKPNYEKFFKEIPNSLIKTSGNAVGLPEGQMGNSEVGHMCIGSGRVLYQNLVKISRSFADGSIAENEALKALFKKCKKIHVIGLYSDGGVHSHMEHFDGMCELASKNGCEVFAHAITDGRDVSPNSGLNFIKNLETKFKVATVCGRFYAMDRDKRWERVKEAYDSLVEGANLSSLSPSEYLQKSYDEGVTDEFVKPASFNGFKGIGEDDGVIVINFRNDRAREICQALGEEKFSEFERPFAIKNLITMTEYDANFKFEVLFKNEKIKNTLSEVIAAAGLRQLHTAETEKYAHVTFFFNGGVEELASNETRVLIPSPKVKTYDEKPEMSAAEVCKAVIKGMDDEQDFIVVNFANGDMVGHTGNYEAAIKAVEAVDRALGEIYTKAKEKNYAMIITSDHGNCEEMRDSSGELLTNHTTYDVFCFVMADGVKKVKNGGLNNIAPSVLKIMGLEIPAEMDEALI